The Streptomyces sp. SS1-1 genome has a segment encoding these proteins:
- a CDS encoding 1-aminocyclopropane-1-carboxylate deaminase: MSPSLSSYERYPLLFGPSPVHPLERLTAHLGGASLWAKREDCNSGIAYGGNKTRKLEYLVADALAQGCDTLVSIGGVQSNHTRQVAAVAARAGLTCVLVQESWVDWPDAVYDKVGNILLSRLAGADVRLVRAGFGIGFKESWEQALREVEESGGRPYAIPAGASDHPLGGLGFAGWAYEVAEQERAAGVFFDTVVVCSVTGSTQAGMVAGFAALEEAGGRPRRVIGIDASAKPAETRAQIARIADRTGRLIGVGRELTEADVELDERYHAGTYGVPDDTTLDAMRLAARTEGMVTDPVYEGKSMAGMIDLVRRGEIGPDSTVLYAHLGGQPALNAYSALF; this comes from the coding sequence ATGTCCCCGTCCCTCTCCTCCTACGAGCGCTACCCCCTCCTCTTCGGCCCGTCCCCCGTGCATCCGCTGGAGCGGCTGACCGCCCACCTCGGCGGCGCCTCGCTGTGGGCCAAGCGCGAGGACTGCAACTCGGGGATCGCCTACGGCGGCAACAAGACCCGCAAGCTGGAGTACCTGGTCGCCGACGCGCTCGCCCAGGGCTGCGACACGCTGGTCTCGATCGGCGGCGTGCAGTCCAACCACACCCGGCAGGTCGCGGCCGTCGCCGCCCGCGCCGGGCTCACGTGCGTGCTGGTGCAGGAGAGCTGGGTCGACTGGCCCGACGCCGTCTACGACAAGGTCGGCAACATCCTCCTCAGCCGGCTCGCCGGAGCCGACGTACGCCTCGTGCGCGCCGGGTTCGGCATCGGCTTCAAGGAGAGCTGGGAGCAGGCCCTGCGGGAGGTCGAGGAGTCCGGCGGCAGGCCCTACGCCATCCCGGCCGGCGCCTCCGACCATCCGCTCGGCGGGCTGGGCTTCGCCGGGTGGGCGTACGAGGTCGCCGAGCAGGAGCGGGCGGCGGGCGTCTTCTTCGACACGGTCGTCGTCTGCTCGGTGACCGGGTCCACGCAGGCCGGGATGGTCGCCGGGTTCGCGGCGCTGGAGGAGGCGGGTGGCCGGCCGCGCCGGGTCATCGGCATCGACGCCTCCGCGAAGCCCGCCGAGACCCGTGCGCAGATCGCCCGGATCGCGGACCGCACCGGGCGGCTCATCGGCGTCGGACGGGAACTCACCGAGGCGGACGTCGAGTTGGACGAGCGGTACCACGCGGGCACGTACGGGGTACCGGACGACACCACCCTGGACGCGATGCGGCTGGCCGCGCGCACCGAGGGCATGGTCACCGACCCCGTCTACGAGGGGAAGTCGATGGCGGGCATGATCGACCTGGTCCGGCGCGGGGAGATCGGCCCGGACTCCACGGTCCTGTACGCCCACCTGGGCGGGCAGCCGGCGCTGAACGCGTACAGCGCGCTGTTCTGA
- a CDS encoding TROVE domain-containing protein yields MARFNTRTATAQPTSRVTSTGRVLRTYEGGRGHERDARSELFLLAVGNFVSQRAFYESGADRDDRFAALVRELAVSDPEWTAGLLGWLRAEGNLRTAALVGAAEYVKARLDAGAADGPSNRRVVDSVLRRPDEPGELLAYWTSMYGRSVPKPVKRGIADAVRRLYSGKSLLKYDTASKGYRFGDVLNLTHAAPDPAKPWQGELFRYALDRRHHPETAEPPASAPVLTAHRALMAVPVGERRAVLTSEGGAERLAAAGMTWEALAGWLQGPMDKAAWEAVIPSMGLMALVRNLRNFDEAGVSDEVAARVAARISDPAEVARSRQFPFRYLAAYRHAPSLRWAYPLEQALGHSLANVPALPGRTLILVDRSGSMFWSRLSDRSELNRADAAAIFGTALALRARKADLVEFGSTSAPVPFRTGESVLKILGRFGDLGGTDTTAAVRTHYRGHDRVLIVTDEQYAPSRHGGPTEQIPADVPVYTWNLAGYRAGHGPSGTGNRHTFGGLSDAAFRMVPLLESARNADWPWAA; encoded by the coding sequence ATGGCGCGATTCAACACCCGTACGGCCACGGCGCAGCCCACCTCGCGCGTGACGTCGACCGGCCGCGTGCTGCGCACCTACGAGGGCGGCCGCGGACACGAGCGTGACGCCCGCTCCGAGCTGTTCCTGCTCGCCGTCGGCAACTTCGTCTCGCAGCGCGCCTTCTACGAGAGCGGCGCCGACCGCGACGACCGGTTCGCCGCGCTCGTGCGCGAACTCGCCGTCAGCGACCCGGAGTGGACGGCCGGCCTGCTCGGCTGGCTGCGCGCCGAGGGCAACCTCCGTACGGCCGCCCTCGTGGGCGCCGCCGAGTACGTGAAGGCGCGGCTCGACGCGGGCGCCGCCGACGGCCCGTCGAACCGGCGGGTCGTCGACTCGGTGCTGCGCCGCCCCGACGAGCCCGGCGAGCTGCTCGCCTACTGGACGTCGATGTACGGCCGGAGCGTGCCGAAGCCCGTCAAGCGCGGCATCGCCGACGCCGTACGCCGTCTGTACAGCGGGAAGTCGCTGCTCAAGTACGACACGGCGTCCAAGGGCTACCGCTTCGGCGACGTCCTCAACCTGACGCACGCGGCGCCCGACCCGGCGAAGCCGTGGCAGGGCGAGCTGTTCCGGTACGCGCTCGACCGCCGGCACCACCCGGAGACGGCCGAGCCGCCCGCGTCGGCCCCCGTGCTCACCGCGCACCGCGCGCTCATGGCGGTACCGGTCGGGGAGCGGCGCGCGGTCCTCACCTCCGAGGGCGGCGCCGAGCGGCTGGCGGCGGCCGGGATGACCTGGGAGGCGCTGGCGGGCTGGCTCCAGGGCCCCATGGACAAGGCGGCCTGGGAGGCCGTGATCCCGTCCATGGGCCTGATGGCCCTCGTGCGCAACCTGCGCAACTTCGACGAGGCCGGGGTCAGCGACGAGGTGGCGGCCCGGGTCGCCGCCCGGATCAGCGACCCGGCGGAGGTCGCGCGGTCACGGCAGTTCCCGTTCCGGTACCTCGCCGCGTACCGGCACGCGCCCTCCCTGCGCTGGGCCTACCCGCTGGAGCAGGCGCTCGGCCACTCGCTGGCCAACGTGCCCGCCCTGCCGGGCCGGACGCTGATCCTCGTCGACCGCTCGGGCTCGATGTTCTGGTCCCGGCTGTCGGACCGCTCCGAGCTGAACCGGGCCGACGCGGCGGCGATCTTCGGTACGGCGCTGGCCCTGCGCGCCCGGAAGGCCGACCTCGTGGAGTTCGGTTCCACCAGCGCGCCGGTGCCCTTCCGCACGGGCGAGTCGGTGCTGAAGATCCTCGGCCGCTTCGGCGACCTGGGCGGCACCGACACCACGGCCGCCGTCCGCACCCACTACCGCGGGCACGACCGGGTGCTGATCGTCACCGACGAGCAGTACGCGCCCAGCCGGCACGGCGGTCCGACCGAGCAGATCCCCGCCGACGTGCCCGTCTACACGTGGAACCTCGCCGGCTACCGGGCGGGCCACGGCCCGTCGGGCACGGGGAACCGGCATACGTTCGGCGGTCTGTCGGACGCCGCGTTCCGGATGGTGCCGCTGCTGGAGAGCGCCCGGAACGCGGACTGGCCCTGGGCGGCGTGA
- a CDS encoding GntR family transcriptional regulator, giving the protein MEAIRPVGRSLLRDRAYEAIRDAIVAGEIEPGAVVRDADLAERLGLSRAPVREAFSRLVDEGLLESKPQSYTRVTPLVASDVRDAAAVVGAMHELVTRVAVPRLTGADVDAMRAANARFAAAVADGEVDRALRADDALHDVLVRVSGNRAAAATVARYTPLIRRLERRRFGEGGTCRSAGLHDRLIEACAAGDVDTAVRVTAEIWRTLADLADQADPADPQTPAGRGSG; this is encoded by the coding sequence ATGGAGGCCATACGGCCCGTCGGCCGGTCCCTGCTGCGGGACCGGGCGTACGAGGCGATCCGGGACGCCATCGTGGCCGGGGAGATCGAGCCCGGCGCGGTGGTGCGCGACGCCGACCTCGCCGAGCGGCTCGGGCTGTCCCGGGCGCCGGTGCGCGAGGCGTTCTCCCGGCTCGTGGACGAGGGGCTGCTGGAGAGCAAGCCGCAGAGCTACACCCGGGTCACCCCGCTCGTGGCCTCCGACGTCCGGGACGCCGCCGCCGTCGTCGGCGCGATGCACGAACTGGTCACGCGGGTCGCCGTGCCCCGGCTGACCGGCGCGGACGTGGACGCCATGCGCGCCGCCAACGCCCGGTTCGCCGCCGCCGTCGCGGACGGCGAGGTGGACCGCGCCCTGCGGGCCGACGACGCCCTGCACGACGTCCTGGTCCGGGTGAGCGGCAACCGCGCGGCCGCGGCGACCGTCGCCCGCTACACCCCGCTCATCCGGCGCCTGGAGCGACGGCGGTTCGGGGAGGGCGGCACCTGCCGCTCGGCCGGGCTGCACGACCGGCTGATCGAGGCGTGTGCGGCGGGTGACGTGGACACCGCCGTCCGCGTCACCGCGGAGATCTGGCGCACCCTCGCCGACCTGGCGGACCAGGCCGACCCGGCAGACCCGCAGACCCCGGCCGGTCGCGGCTCCGGCTGA